In the Drosophila teissieri strain GT53w chromosome 3R, Prin_Dtei_1.1, whole genome shotgun sequence genome, TGTCCAGTGCCCTTAGCGGCTTTCCAACCTCGATGAATTCTGCGACGAAGAGAGTGGCGTTGAGTAAAGAGAACACACGATTCGAGAAGCCAAAAGTTTCTCTTCAGACACCGCATGGAAAAATTTCAGCACACTCACCATTAGCCCTTTTAAGGGCGTTTTCCGGGCGTTGCGTGTAACGGGCCATTTCCGATGACTTTACTTACTTGCGGCAGCACTTCAAGTGGATTTTGGTAGCAGGTCTAGACCTTTCTAAAACCTGGGGTTGctaaatattgtaaaaatcTTCGGCTCGCCTACGTGTAGCTGCGAAACTCATGCAAAATGGCCGATTTAACGGCACGCAGGGCTGCACCTGGCTGCGTTATCGATAGTGCAGGTCGATAGTTGCCGATGGTCAGCCCAATACAGTGCAACTCTGCTAGATGAAAGCAATAACACGAGGAGTAATAAAGTCATcctaaaatataaataaagaatttttaaattaaaatcgcGACATGGCAAACTGGAGGAAGTTTATCTTGTGGTTCGCCCAAGAGCATGTTGACTTTCGAGTGCAGGAATTTGAGTCGCTGGTCAAAATGTTTGGACTTCAAGTCCAGGTTCTCACTGAACAGACCATGGTAAAGTGTTGAACCTTTTAAGATTATAACAATTTTGTATACAACTCCACCAATTGAAAAATAGTTTCAATGTACCTACATATGTCATATGCATGTACATCCAAACTGTGATTTTTActgataattttgtttaatattttgaacgtaaaaatacttttcaacgaaaatagtatacctttttactctacgagtaacgggtataaaaaaagagTGTATACTAGATTCCTAAAAGGGTATATAACAGGTAAAAGTTAGCGGTTCTTCATCATGATAAGCCaagtccgtctgtctgtccataCTTCCATATGGTCTGCCCATATGATCTTCGAGCTCTCACGATTTGACAGTTTTTAAAAAGAGTGTATCTgaaagttttgggcggttagTGGGTCTTAGAAGAGGCGTGGCCAACATGTTTTTAGATTactgaaatgaaataagaTATTtgcgaaatttttttttatttaaaaggtCCATCGACCTGCAATATGATATGACAACATTCAAATGACGGCTTCGGTTGGTGGCGCGAAcaaaaaaggtaaaatttTCGATTCTTCTGGCGCACAAATCGGGTTGAATTTGATCGATGGCGTGGCGTATGTTGACTTTGAGGGCATCGGTGGTTTGCGGCTTGTTGGCATAGACCTGCGACTTAAAAaaccccaaaagaaaaagtccAGCGGGGTCAAATCGCACGTGAGGTGGCCACTTTGAACCTCGTGTGGATTGGTCTCGTCCCAAATACGGCAATTTTGCTTGTTGACATAGCCATTCATGCAAAAACGCGCCTCGTCGCTGGAGATGATTCCTTTGCCAAAATCGGCGTCAACTTCCAACTGCTGTAATGCCCAGTCAGCGAACACACGGCGCTGCCTTTGGTCATTATCCTTAAGGTCCTGCGTCAGCTGGATCTTGTACGGGTGCAGGTCCAAGTCCAGACTGCAAAAAAGGCCGAGTTCTTGTGCGCGACGCGGAATTGACTGCCGCGGGTTTTCGAGGACACTGTCGCGCACAGCGGCGATATTCTCGGCAGATCTCGCGTTACGTTGATGCACAGGCACTGGCTTATTGTTTACTAACCCGGTCGACTAGAATTTGTCCACCAATCGACGAATAGTCGACATAAGACAGGCGAAGTGCGCGCGCGGAACTTAGCTCGAACTGAAGACCCATTttcataaaacaattttatgatTTGCCATGGTGGTTTGGGAGGACGGAATGAGAATAGCACACTGCATTTGACATCTGTCACTCAAACAACAAGGCCAATGAGCTTTCAAAGTTCGAGCGCCCCTATTGGATACCCCTTTATAATCCCTACTTTATAGTACCGCCATATACTACCATGAATTATAATCTTTACTGTACTAATAACTTCGTTATTACAGAAACCTTTTTGGGTGGTTGAATTTCGGGACACGGATACTGCGTTGCAATACGCATCTAGGTCCATTTCGTTGCGCGCCATGTTTGAGCTTTATGCCCACTCCAACAAATTACCAGAGTTTCACCAGAGGCTCCGGAATCATGTTACCGCGAACTGGAACACGCTTGCGGAATACTTTCGGCTGGAGTCTAGTTTTAAAATCGTTGTGGAGACCTACAACAAGCACTTCAGTCAAAGGGAAAAGGTCGAGAAAATTGAGTCCATGGATTACTTGCCAATAGAGGGTTCGGTCAATCTGAGGAATCCCCAGGTGGAGTGGTGGTACATCGAGTTTTGGGGCCTTAATCCTACGGCTGTGCCAGCTGAGCCTGAGGATATTATGTTTGGTCGTCTGGTGGCCTATGGCCAGCGGCATTTGATCAAGGAGCTCTCGCTGAAGCATCGAAAGTTTATCGGCAACACCAGCATGGACGCCCAGCTGAGCCTGCTAATGGCCAACCAGGCGATGGTACGTAAAGGGGACCTGGTATTTGACCCGTTTGTGGGGACGGGCTCGCTTTTGGTAAGCGCCGCCAAGTGGGGCGGGTATGTCCTGGGAGCTGACATAGACTACATGATGGTGCATGCCCGCTGCCGGCCGAGCCGCATAACGCAAAAAGTGCGTGAGAAGGACGAGAGCATTCGGGCCAACTTGAAGCAGTATGGTTGCGCTGATCGCTACATGGATGTGGTGGTGGCCGACTTTTCCAACCCGGTGTGGGATCCTCGTATCTCGTTTGATAGCATAATTACTGATCGTaggtttattgatttttaccCCCTTCTTTATGTTTTCATCTGACCAATTCCTTTGGTTATTTAAGCTCCATACGGAATAAGAGAGGCCACGGAAAAGGTGGAGAAGAAGATTAGCTTAAAGGCCAACACTAGAAGTGACAACATGGTTCATTACCCATCAACGTCGCACTATTCCTTGCAGAGTCTCTATGGGGACCTACTTGTGTTCGCTGCGAAGCACCTAAAACTGGCAGGACGTCTTGTCTGTTGGCTGCCATTTCACAGCGAGGACTACGACCCCAAGATGCTGCCACAGCATCAGAATCTTAACCTGATAGCCAACTCAGAGCAGCAATTGACTGGAAAAACTGCTAGACGGCTACTCACCTATGAAAAGTTTTCCGAGTATAGTCCGACTGAACCCTTATTGGGCAGCACAACACAATTGCCAACGCTCTCGCAGGACTTCAGGGATCGCTACTTTAACAACGCTCTGGAGTCACGGAAGGAGCGTCGTGTGCGAAAGGCAGAGCTGCGGGAACAGGCTCGAGTAGAGATGAATGCACGGGGAAAGATTCCCACGGATGGGCGCTCCAAAAAGTGTGATTTGAATAAGGCTCGATTTGTCTGATCTCcgtaaaaaatcaatttaggGCAACtttatttgttggttttgtttcgcTGAGTTTTCTTTTATAGCATAAAATTTCGAAGATTTTGATTCAGATTTGGATAAAAAAGGATATAGATAATTACGATTGACACTAGTACCTaggatgtacatatatagttctAAGAATagtttattcaatttattttaaagattCCCATTTCTTTAACGTTGTATGGTATAATAGTTAAAATACATAaggttaaataaaatatgtattgaGGCGTTCCTAATTTATTCGGCGGTGTTtataatacaatacaatatgtatcaaaaaaatcgtattaaCCGATTTTATCAGGACTAGCTGGATGTGTGGCCTGCTCCTGAAGACGGCATTCGAACACTTTGGCGAAACTTGTGAGGAGTGCGCCACTAGCCTCCTGGACAGGAAAATGTCTGCCCAGCTCCTTGCTGAGCGAGGTGACCCCTTTGCCCTGGATTCCGCAGGGCACAATGTGCTCGAACCACCGCAGATCCGTGCAGCAATTGAGGCCGATTCCATGAGTGGTGACGTAACGCGAGCCGTGGATACCGATGGCACAGATCTTGTTGTCACCCACCCAAATACCGGTGTCTTTGGTCGCCTTGGCACCGCGAATGCCCATCTGGTGGCAGGCCTCGACAACCATTCGCTCTAACGTCGCCACGTACCAGCGGATGCTCGGCATGAACTGTCCCAGGTGCAGAATGGGATAGGCCACTAACTGGCCGGGGCCATGAAAAGTAATCATGCCACCGCGATCTGTACGATGGAAGTCCGCTCCTATCCGGCGCAGTCGGTCCTCATCCTTCACGGTATAGGTCTTTGTTCTCAGTCCGACTGTATACACCGGTTCGTGCTCCTGAAGCACCAGATAGTTTCTGAATTCCGCTGGCGGATTCAGGATCTGGTTGGACTTAGCCAGACGTTGCTGTAGCTGTAGTCCTGCTGAATAGCTATGTCGCCCGGCCCGCACCACGGTTACCAGCGGTCGGACAGAagacattttttattgtttaaaaatcATTTGGCTGCAACGTTcaacacaacaaatattaaCCAGGGCTGCATGATCAGCGGGTTGATCGATACACATATCTGCATAAAGGGCTGATTGGTGGCAATGAAAATGCCatgaaaaaaacgaaaaatgttttttgatTTCTGAAATCTGTGATTAATAATCCAACAGCGATTAGCTTTGCTTAGCTGTATAGTTTACTTTCAGGGTTGGTCGAGTGCACTTGGGAAAATGGAATTCCACCTATCTGGCAACACTACATTTGACGTTTACaataaaaagatataaaaCACTTACACACAGACGCTCCGCGAATTATTAGGAGTTTCGAGTGAAAAAGTGGACTAGAACCACAGAAAAGCGACACCCTCTTAGCTGCGATTGCAGCAATTCGGGACAGACTCGCTGGCGGTGAACACATGGATCACGCTTGAAATTCCAATAGAAGAGCGGAACTGGTGCGCATAAAGCATAGACACCATCGCAGGACATGGCGACTCGTCAGGACGACGAGATTGGAGGGGGCGGCTCTGATTCTGCACCCTTTCGCGTCCTGCCGCACACTGACGAAATTGACAACTACCTGGcccaccaacagcaacatcagcatcaaGGCCAAAACTATCTgatccaccagcagcagcatggaCAAGCACCTGTCCCGCTGATGTGGCCCCCTCCGCCGCACCTAGCCGCCCCTCAATTTGCGCCCCATcttcaacaacagcagccacaaccGCACATGTACAATGAGTATTTGTTTAATCTGTCCTACTCGGGCCAGTCTGGCCAACCAGAGACCTATTCGGTTCTGCCTGTGGGACACGGAAACTTTCTTAAAGTGTACCATTGCCCGGACAACCAGGTCAGCGAAACCGGCACTCCACTCTTTACGCATATCAACATGGCCTCGATTAATCACCATCAGCTGCAGCACCAACACCAAGCCGCACCGCCGACACCTCCGCAGCCGCCTCCACTGTATGAATTGTTCGCCACGAATCCTTTGACTTTTCCAAAGGCACAGCAGCCAGACGCCCATCATCGACAGCCCCAACAGACACAGACTCAGGTCCCAACAGTGCCCCAAGTCAATCACTCGTCGAGCAGTGCTAACCTGCTCATTAACAACCTGGTAAACAACTGGTCGCCCAATTTGACTGGGGGAAGCTACATTCAATTTGGTGGTGAGGCCAACGAGAACGACATCCAGCATGGCGAGCCATCGGCAGCCCAACAACCGCAGGCTCCTAATCATATCCTGCACCAGCCTGAGCCACTGTCACAATCCGTCAATACACTACCAGCGGCTTCCAAGCAAGCCAAGCCTCTGAAAATGCCTTTGGCCACTGCCACCGTTTCACCTAGTGCCATCAACAAATCAAGCGTCGCCGTGCCTGGCCAATTCGAGGGCAAGAAGCGAATCGTTGCCGAGGTGAAGCCCATGCCAATGTCTTACTCCGATGTGCTCAGCAAAGGCACAAAACCGAGCGCTGCAGGTAACGAAGGGGAGTACAGTACACAACCGCAGAGGCGTCATGAAAAGGAGGATGGATATGGAATTCGCGAGATGCGCACGTCAAAACGTTCGCCGCTGCATGATGCCAAGGAGACGGGTTCGTTTATGGCCGGTGTTGGTCATGCGCATGCCAGCCGAGGCAAGAAGCGAGGTCAAATCAACCAGACTGCGCCGCTCAAGGTGCAACAGTCCCAGTATCTACCACAGTCAACTCTACAGTCGCAAATTAAGTTAAACAAACTGACTAATCACGAAAAGAAGCGGCCACTGCAACCGAAGAACGTGAATACCAACGCCCCCAAGGCTTTGGAGCAAAAGACTACCTCGGCATCGGTACCCGCCAACAGCAGCTTGCAGAACCACAACAATGGTATCAATTTTACTCCGACGACCAATTCTAGCACTTCACGTAAATCAGGCAGTAATAAAATCAACTCAAACGCGATTCACTCGAATCACACTGGCCCAAACACAAATGCAGGAACCAGCAATAACAGTAGCAGCGTTAATTactccagcaacaacaatgttAGTTCCTCTTCATCCAAGCGGTATTCCTCATCGAATCTTAACCCGAATAACAGTTCCGGCTACTCCTACTCATCGAAGCGCAATCGAAGCAATGCCTACTCGTCGACAAACTCGCCTACCCATGCCAATAGCTTTTCCAGTAACCGCAACTACGAGTTGGCCAAACGTATTCTGCACACCTGGTGGATTTACACCCTGAAACTTTTAACGTGGCTGTTTTATTTGGTATACGATATCGTTGTTCTGGGCTTCAGCATGGGATACGAGCGAATGACGTTGGCCTACATGGCTGTATTGGTTTATGCGCGGCAGCTCCAAAAGGAACTGAAGCAAAACTCTGGCAAGCCAAGCATATGGTGGCGAAGTTATTGGCGCCGATTCGACTCCCGCTTTGCCAAGAACTCGCGCCTGGCCATATGGCGACGTTTCTACAAACGCAAACCGCCAGAACCCACTTTCGAGCAAATTAAAACTGGTCGCCTGCCACAAACGGGAGAAGAAGCAATGTTTTCTCTGCTTAACTGCAAGGGAAAGGATGCATACAGGTGAGCCCTGCTAAacagctcaaagaagctgggtccgcaaaaatcgaatttttgaaaggtggaatcgtttgaccatcgcttgaccatgtttgaccaccaattatttttttttgaccacgtccagttttcaagatatgaaatttcaaacattttcgaacttcaaaaagttgactttttttttttaatcgaaataacatcgtttgaccacgtttgaccaccctttagaattttgaaaaaacttttagtttagaaaatataagcacttaaggaattcagcattttccatacctcaaaactgaatattttgaaa is a window encoding:
- the LOC122621015 gene encoding putative lipoyltransferase 2, mitochondrial; this translates as MSSVRPLVTVVRAGRHSYSAGLQLQQRLAKSNQILNPPAEFRNYLVLQEHEPVYTVGLRTKTYTVKDEDRLRRIGADFHRTDRGGMITFHGPGQLVAYPILHLGQFMPSIRWYVATLERMVVEACHQMGIRGAKATKDTGIWVGDNKICAIGIHGSRYVTTHGIGLNCCTDLRWFEHIVPCGIQGKGVTSLSKELGRHFPVQEASGALLTSFAKVFECRLQEQATHPASPDKIG
- the LOC122621010 gene encoding transcription factor mef2A, with amino-acid sequence MATRQDDEIGGGGSDSAPFRVLPHTDEIDNYLAHQQQHQHQGQNYLIHQQQHGQAPVPLMWPPPPHLAAPQFAPHLQQQQPQPHMYNEYLFNLSYSGQSGQPETYSVLPVGHGNFLKVYHCPDNQVSETGTPLFTHINMASINHHQLQHQHQAAPPTPPQPPPLYELFATNPLTFPKAQQPDAHHRQPQQTQTQVPTVPQVNHSSSSANLLINNLVNNWSPNLTGGSYIQFGGEANENDIQHGEPSAAQQPQAPNHILHQPEPLSQSVNTLPAASKQAKPLKMPLATATVSPSAINKSSVAVPGQFEGKKRIVAEVKPMPMSYSDVLSKGTKPSAAGNEGEYSTQPQRRHEKEDGYGIREMRTSKRSPLHDAKETGSFMAGVGHAHASRGKKRGQINQTAPLKVQQSQYLPQSTLQSQIKLNKLTNHEKKRPLQPKNVNTNAPKALEQKTTSASVPANSSLQNHNNGINFTPTTNSSTSRKSGSNKINSNAIHSNHTGPNTNAGTSNNSSSVNYSSNNNVSSSSSKRYSSSNLNPNNSSGYSYSSKRNRSNAYSSTNSPTHANSFSSNRNYELAKRILHTWWIYTLKLLTWLFYLVYDIVVLGFSMGYERMTLAYMAVLVYARQLQKELKQNSGKPSIWWRSYWRRFDSRFAKNSRLAIWRRFYKRKPPEPTFEQIKTGRLPQTGEEAMFSLLNCKGKDAYSILGVPPDSSQEQIRKHYKKIAVLVHPDKNKQAGAEEAFKVLQRAFELIGEPENRLMYDQSIAETLHTEKAWTELHDLLSQLQTKMAEAANTIRCSTCAQRHPRKLTERPHYAARECASCKIRHSAKDGDIWAETSIMGLRWKYLALMDGKVYDITEWANCQKGALSHLEPNSHMVQYRIVRGAQQQQHQQQQHPQHPQQQHHERGMHHPGGGVSGVSEATLHEFLDNLYSGQHPGTHNVFAGNARRRTRRN
- the LOC122621012 gene encoding tRNA (guanine(10)-N2)-methyltransferase homolog encodes the protein MANWRKFILWFAQEHVDFRVQEFESLVKMFGLQVQVLTEQTMKPFWVVEFRDTDTALQYASRSISLRAMFELYAHSNKLPEFHQRLRNHVTANWNTLAEYFRLESSFKIVVETYNKHFSQREKVEKIESMDYLPIEGSVNLRNPQVEWWYIEFWGLNPTAVPAEPEDIMFGRLVAYGQRHLIKELSLKHRKFIGNTSMDAQLSLLMANQAMVRKGDLVFDPFVGTGSLLVSAAKWGGYVLGADIDYMMVHARCRPSRITQKVREKDESIRANLKQYGCADRYMDVVVADFSNPVWDPRISFDSIITDPPYGIREATEKVEKKISLKANTRSDNMVHYPSTSHYSLQSLYGDLLVFAAKHLKLAGRLVCWLPFHSEDYDPKMLPQHQNLNLIANSEQQLTGKTARRLLTYEKFSEYSPTEPLLGSTTQLPTLSQDFRDRYFNNALESRKERRVRKAELREQARVEMNARGKIPTDGRSKKCDLNKARFV